The Patescibacteria group bacterium genome window below encodes:
- a CDS encoding transposase gives MFPQDRNAHRPPHLSGNTLKGVTPGVTPDNNIYFITVRTVDQKPYFDADFKKKLFCLCLKAGLQKFEIHLYAWVLLNNHYHLLFKILSGENLSKFINFINGKSSFELNKLENEQGRKIWYQYFDHCIRDEADFWKHFNYIHQNPVKHGLRTDLAGIFAYPFSSAKNWSKIKGEEWVDSCFELYPIVDFIAGE, from the coding sequence ATGTTCCCTCAAGATCGTAATGCCCATCGTCCGCCACATTTAAGTGGTAACACCCTAAAGGGTGTCACTCCGGGTGTCACTCCGGACAATAATATTTATTTTATTACCGTGAGAACCGTGGATCAAAAACCATATTTTGACGCTGATTTTAAAAAGAAATTATTTTGTCTTTGCCTAAAGGCAGGACTCCAAAAATTTGAGATTCATTTATACGCCTGGGTGTTGTTGAATAACCATTATCATCTGTTATTTAAGATTCTGTCAGGGGAAAATTTATCTAAATTTATTAATTTTATTAACGGCAAAAGCTCTTTTGAACTAAATAAATTGGAGAACGAACAAGGCCGTAAAATTTGGTACCAATATTTTGACCATTGTATTCGCGACGAAGCTGATTTTTGGAAACATTTTAATTACATTCACCAAAATCCGGTAAAGCATGGTTTGCGCACCGACTTGGCGGGCATTTTTGCTTATCCCTTTTCAAGCGCGAAAAATTGGAGTAAAATAAAAGGGGAAGAGTGGGTTGATTCGTGTTTTGAACTTTATCCGATTGTTGATTTTATTGCGGGGGAATAA
- a CDS encoding tetratricopeptide repeat protein, with the protein MTKKTKIIILVVVLVLILGGLLAWKTWSWQGKMGDLRNYVSSLFSSEEENLPEDIKAAYETLKNDPSDTSSYIKIALWKRDNGDLEEAVRLYEKALEIKPDDTLLLMNIADLYIRNEQYPEAAGAYVKVMESNPKWLAAYRGLADLYRYQMPERKIEIPSILKKGLEANSENELYFVGPLAIYYKDFGPEDEAIRWYERLIELDPENTTAKNELEELKK; encoded by the coding sequence ATGACCAAAAAAACAAAAATCATTATCCTTGTCGTAGTCCTCGTTTTAATTCTTGGCGGACTTCTTGCCTGGAAAACATGGAGTTGGCAAGGAAAGATGGGGGATCTGAGAAACTATGTTTCTTCCTTATTTTCCAGTGAAGAAGAAAATTTGCCTGAAGATATTAAAGCAGCTTATGAAACTCTAAAAAATGATCCGTCGGACACAAGCTCTTACATAAAAATCGCACTCTGGAAAAGGGACAATGGCGATTTGGAAGAGGCGGTTAGATTGTATGAAAAAGCCTTGGAAATTAAACCGGACGACACGCTTCTTTTGATGAATATCGCTGATCTTTACATAAGAAATGAACAATACCCTGAGGCGGCCGGGGCTTATGTAAAAGTTATGGAAAGCAATCCAAAGTGGCTTGCCGCTTATCGCGGTTTGGCTGATCTCTACCGCTATCAAATGCCGGAGAGAAAAATTGAAATTCCAAGTATTTTGAAAAAAGGTCTGGAAGCCAATTCAGAAAATGAACTTTACTTTGTTGGGCCGCTTGCTATTTACTACAAAGATTTTGGTCCGGAAGACGAGGCCATTCGCTGGTACGAGCGCTTGATTGAACTTGATCCGGAAAATACTACGGCGAAGAATGAACTTGAAGAATTGAAGAAATAA
- a CDS encoding GIY-YIG nuclease family protein, protein MPGWKWYIYIIRCKDKSYYTGLTWQPSDRWAQHLSGFGAEYTKLHKPEKVVFLEEYEDLEEARRREKQIKGWTRKKKEKLIKGEWSKWE, encoded by the coding sequence ATGCCAGGATGGAAGTGGTACATTTATATTATTCGGTGTAAAGATAAAAGTTATTACACTGGTTTGACATGGCAGCCAAGTGATCGCTGGGCACAGCACCTGTCCGGTTTTGGGGCGGAATACACCAAACTTCATAAGCCGGAAAAAGTTGTCTTTTTGGAAGAATATGAAGATTTGGAAGAGGCGAGGAGGAGAGAAAAACAAATAAAGGGTTGGACAAGAAAAAAGAAAGAAAAATTGATTAAGGGTGAGTGGAGCAAATGGGAATAG
- a CDS encoding Ig-like domain-containing protein, producing the protein MKKFFSVLIFFLIIAGFSAQASETITVTNTSAPTAIFYPSEFDKLVMDFTIARADGAADVLNALTLKNEGTAWGWDISKVVVWADIGPTGFQGMDIDKKIGEAVRYETGGYWYLQALQETVPATGLRIFVSIETASRSVISSNKTMQMKVPALEDSGTIGRFDLGDTGLFLAGTTGVSEGILNPHVQTIWPSNYDASAPKTVITSPSGGATLTGSSYKIMGTSRDQGGSTPASVQILISSGSSAGSWVDVTNTGTNYSTWEYNWTNISDGTYTIKTQGSDWIGNVETLGEGITVTVDQTAATAVSAALSTVSVSPNVLTADGVARAFATVTVKNSAGSTLSGKTVTLTSNRSTDSITATKDLTGSDGVATFEIKSTSAGDATLKAMVGTVEISEQPVITFTAVTFAAGDLIKGSGSTAVYYYAENGRRYIFPTAATYSSWFSNFSSIKTISDAELASVPTTGNVTVRPGKLVQIVSMDTPWKVMDPKVYAVSREGVLHWIKTAEVAVAIFGANWESQIIAVPEVFSTNYNYGADISATADYNLSAEQAIATIDEDKRAWVTE; encoded by the coding sequence ATGAAGAAGTTTTTTTCAGTTTTAATTTTCTTTTTAATTATAGCGGGTTTTTCTGCGCAGGCATCCGAAACCATCACCGTCACAAACACCTCCGCTCCGACCGCGATTTTTTACCCCTCGGAGTTTGACAAGTTAGTGATGGATTTTACAATCGCGCGGGCGGATGGAGCAGCTGATGTTTTAAACGCTTTAACTTTAAAAAATGAAGGAACAGCCTGGGGTTGGGATATTTCTAAAGTTGTGGTTTGGGCGGATATTGGACCAACGGGATTTCAGGGAATGGATATAGACAAAAAAATAGGCGAAGCAGTGCGTTATGAAACCGGCGGATATTGGTATTTGCAGGCGCTTCAGGAAACTGTACCCGCGACCGGGCTTCGAATTTTCGTAAGTATCGAAACGGCATCAAGGAGCGTGATTTCATCCAACAAAACAATGCAAATGAAAGTGCCGGCGCTTGAAGATAGCGGAACAATCGGCAGGTTTGATTTGGGAGACACGGGTTTGTTTTTGGCTGGAACGACGGGAGTTTCCGAAGGGATTTTGAATCCACACGTTCAAACTATTTGGCCTTCAAACTATGACGCAAGCGCGCCGAAAACCGTGATTACTTCGCCTTCCGGCGGAGCAACGCTCACTGGCTCAAGTTACAAAATCATGGGCACTTCGCGCGATCAGGGCGGTTCAACTCCGGCCTCGGTGCAGATTTTAATTTCATCAGGAAGTTCGGCCGGCTCTTGGGTTGATGTCACAAATACCGGAACAAATTATTCAACCTGGGAATACAATTGGACAAATATTTCCGACGGAACTTATACGATTAAAACTCAGGGGTCGGATTGGATTGGCAATGTGGAGACTCTCGGAGAGGGGATCACAGTGACGGTTGACCAGACCGCCGCGACCGCGGTTTCTGCCGCGCTTTCCACGGTTTCCGTTTCGCCGAATGTTTTGACTGCTGATGGCGTAGCAAGAGCTTTTGCCACAGTAACCGTTAAAAATTCCGCTGGCAGTACGCTTTCCGGGAAAACCGTTACTTTAACTTCAAACCGTTCAACCGATAGCATCACGGCAACAAAAGATTTAACCGGATCTGATGGCGTGGCTACCTTTGAAATAAAATCAACTTCGGCAGGCGATGCGACACTAAAGGCCATGGTCGGAACTGTAGAAATTTCAGAGCAGCCGGTTATAACTTTTACTGCGGTAACTTTTGCCGCGGGAGATTTGATCAAAGGGTCTGGCAGCACCGCTGTTTACTATTACGCGGAGAATGGCAGAAGATATATTTTCCCGACCGCTGCGACTTATTCTTCCTGGTTTTCTAATTTTTCTTCAATTAAAACAATTTCCGACGCAGAACTCGCTTCAGTGCCGACAACCGGAAACGTGACAGTTCGTCCTGGAAAATTAGTCCAAATCGTGAGCATGGATACGCCGTGGAAAGTAATGGATCCCAAAGTTTATGCCGTAAGCCGCGAGGGAGTTTTACACTGGATTAAAACCGCCGAGGTGGCCGTCGCGATTTTTGGAGCGAACTGGGAGAGCCAAATCATTGCCGTGCCAGAAGTTTTTTCTACAAATTATAATTACGGCGCGGATATTTCCGCTACCGCCGATTATAATCTTTCCGCCGAGCAGGCGATAGCGACGATTGACGAGGATAAAAGAGCATGGGTGACGGAGTAA